One Chromatiaceae bacterium DNA segment encodes these proteins:
- a CDS encoding RnfABCDGE type electron transport complex subunit D produces MKQKDPRLRLQAAPLLRQQMTTVQAMQDVIYALLPATLAGIWFFGLGAVLVLLASIAGAVLTEWTFSPVQQRTGRLLDGSGLLTGLLLGLTLPPALPLWIAFIGGAVSIGLGKLIWGGLGYNLFNPALVGRAFLGGTFPNAMTTWSDPTTGAGFFHVYSSNLTLPFMQAHYDAISAATPLGLMKFEHQPTPLLDLMLGNTAGCLGETSGLLLLAGGVYLLLRRNIDWRIPAGILIVVTLFSGILSLVDAARYPGPLFSVFSGGLLIGAFYMATDPVTSPLTPRGAWIFAAGIGLLVVLIRVFGGFPEGVMYAILLMNAVTPLIDRYTQPRVFGKGIEAK; encoded by the coding sequence ATGAAACAGAAGGATCCCCGGCTGCGGCTGCAGGCCGCCCCCCTGCTCAGGCAGCAGATGACCACCGTCCAGGCCATGCAGGATGTGATCTACGCCCTGCTACCGGCGACCCTGGCGGGCATCTGGTTTTTCGGGCTGGGGGCGGTCCTGGTTTTGCTGGCCAGTATTGCCGGTGCCGTGCTCACCGAGTGGACCTTTTCGCCAGTGCAGCAGCGCACGGGGCGGCTGCTGGACGGCAGCGGCCTCCTCACTGGCCTGCTACTGGGCCTGACCCTGCCGCCTGCCCTGCCTTTGTGGATCGCCTTCATTGGGGGCGCCGTATCCATTGGCCTGGGCAAGTTGATTTGGGGCGGACTGGGGTACAACCTGTTCAACCCGGCCCTGGTGGGGCGCGCCTTCCTAGGCGGTACCTTTCCCAACGCCATGACCACCTGGAGCGACCCAACGACCGGTGCAGGATTCTTCCACGTCTATTCCTCCAACCTGACCCTGCCCTTCATGCAGGCCCATTACGATGCGATCAGCGCCGCCACGCCCCTGGGACTCATGAAGTTCGAGCACCAACCCACCCCCCTCCTAGACCTGATGCTCGGCAATACCGCTGGCTGCCTGGGCGAGACCAGCGGGCTGTTGTTGTTAGCGGGCGGGGTCTACCTGTTGTTGCGGCGGAATATCGACTGGCGCATTCCGGCCGGTATCCTGATCGTGGTAACCCTTTTCTCGGGCATCCTGTCCCTGGTGGACGCGGCACGCTACCCAGGGCCCCTGTTCTCGGTGTTTTCCGGCGGATTGCTCATCGGCGCCTTCTACATGGCCACCGATCCGGTGACATCTCCACTCACCCCGCGCGGGGCATGGATCTTCGCCGCCGGGATCGGACTGCTGGTGGTGCTGATCCGGGTCTTCGGCGGCTTTCCGGAGGGGGTGATGTACGCCATCCTGCTTATGAACGCGGTCACCCCCCTGATCGACCGTTACACCCAGCCGCGGGTCTTCGGCAAGGGCATCGAGGCGAAATGA
- the rsxC gene encoding electron transport complex subunit RsxC, which produces MDALYTLLRRGFRHGVHPEEHKERTEGVPIQRMPFVGRYVLPLGQHLGAPSKPVVEVGERVVRGQLIAEPGAFVSTSLHSPVTGWVRAIASRRHPGGLFARSIEIETDPYATQRLTPRPPLAWKALSITDFIAEVQKAGIVGMGGAAFPAHVKYSLPDGQHIDNVLVNGAECEPFLTNDHRLMVERPDALLRGIEILLHVLGAKAATIGVELNKPDAISVLQRRIDPAGPVRVVPLRVKYPQGAEKMLIKAIYDQEVRSGELPRDIGIVVNNVGTVVAIADWLDSGVPLIERVVTVSGRGVAKPSNLIVPLGTPVREVLRFCGGLRDDTVEVVVGGPMMGTTVSSLDVPVLKGTSGLLAFTREESVRPKEYPCIRCGRCVEACPAFLNPSRLARLAKARMFGEMKQYAVMDCIECGSCTYSCPSGIPIVQLIRTAKSQLRQPTRKTA; this is translated from the coding sequence ATGGATGCCCTGTACACCTTGCTTAGGCGCGGCTTCCGTCATGGCGTTCATCCGGAAGAACACAAGGAGCGCACGGAGGGAGTGCCGATCCAGCGGATGCCCTTCGTGGGCCGCTACGTGCTGCCCCTTGGCCAGCATCTTGGGGCGCCATCCAAACCCGTGGTAGAGGTGGGTGAGAGGGTGGTGCGTGGCCAGCTCATCGCGGAGCCTGGCGCCTTTGTCTCCACCAGCCTGCATAGCCCGGTTACCGGCTGGGTCCGGGCGATCGCGAGCCGGCGCCATCCCGGTGGCCTTTTCGCCCGTTCCATCGAAATCGAAACCGATCCCTATGCCACCCAAAGACTGACCCCCCGCCCACCACTTGCATGGAAGGCCCTATCGATCACGGATTTCATCGCCGAGGTACAGAAGGCAGGCATCGTCGGGATGGGTGGCGCCGCCTTTCCGGCCCATGTGAAATACTCCCTTCCGGACGGTCAGCATATCGACAATGTCCTGGTCAATGGCGCCGAATGCGAGCCCTTCCTAACCAACGACCACCGGCTCATGGTGGAGCGTCCCGATGCCCTGTTGCGCGGCATCGAGATCCTGCTGCACGTCCTTGGCGCCAAGGCCGCGACCATCGGTGTGGAACTGAATAAACCAGATGCCATCTCCGTCCTGCAACGACGCATCGACCCCGCCGGCCCGGTCCGGGTGGTGCCCTTGCGCGTGAAATATCCCCAGGGAGCGGAGAAGATGCTGATCAAGGCGATCTACGACCAGGAGGTCCGGTCTGGAGAACTGCCGCGGGATATCGGCATCGTCGTGAACAATGTGGGGACCGTGGTGGCGATCGCCGACTGGCTCGATTCGGGCGTGCCACTAATTGAGCGCGTTGTGACCGTCTCCGGTAGAGGAGTTGCGAAGCCTTCAAACCTGATTGTCCCCTTGGGCACGCCGGTGCGTGAGGTACTGCGCTTTTGTGGTGGGCTGCGGGACGACACCGTCGAAGTCGTCGTGGGCGGTCCCATGATGGGCACCACGGTATCCAGCCTGGATGTACCCGTGCTGAAGGGAACCTCGGGCCTGTTGGCCTTCACCCGGGAGGAATCAGTCCGTCCAAAGGAATACCCCTGCATCCGTTGCGGCCGATGCGTCGAAGCCTGTCCGGCCTTCCTTAACCCATCGCGGCTGGCTCGGCTCGCCAAGGCGCGGATGTTCGGCGAGATGAAGCAGTATGCGGTAATGGACTGCATCGAATGCGGATCCTGCACCTATTCCTGTCCTTCGGGCATTCCCATCGTCCAACTCATCCGCACCGCGAAGTCCCAACTACGGCAACCCACGAGAAAGACTGCATGA
- a CDS encoding 4Fe-4S binding protein, producing the protein MSRVLGAPSRIEGPYAGEATALDGNTAVAVTETILGEAAGLGASFPADTAVLAWRAEQRRLGTNLMGKALAGCVAEGPRGGLAAALGLSMAGTRATAFLSGPDLGGALDLLASAAGQRLPLVVHLSGRAQGGSGAPVGSGHEAYHQTADSGCFLLFAANVQEAVDFTLIARRVAEQTLIPGLVAMDSEQTALAMQDVRLPPRGLVAEYLGAPSDLIPPPTPPQALLFGEERRRVPRRHDLDRPVLQGALQSAAIWGLGKAAGRAYFDAHLAAALDESLSHFAKQTGRAHPCVSAYRMEDATLVLVAQGAAIETAEAAADQVRSAHKIRVGVLGVRSLRPFPDAQILTHLGRGRRVCVLERLDTPLAGEPPLLRELRAALGRALEKGRFAPASHPGYPAFREAEVPHLLSVVYGLGGLPLHAGDLVDLCTQAKSIRRTAIYLGLTFAPPASAYPKRQVLLDQLRRSYPDIADLGLVGCGDPPDLRPAGAFTLAIHRLSGAGGEGLAAEAAAFLRQVVGGHLRSRPALFTAPWGDYCVDRFTIAARELRDPGDRVAIDLSFVEGDTANHLMDPCADLASGGALLLEESAAGPPSHLTEALRGRGALLYGVPAFAGASDGGESAQRNEYLLGALCGALLDLGLMEVKPRRILSLREEVLRGVPEGPRETRLGAFSAGLEGVRKLDTGTSVAGDLLAAPAVDDVPLVVRRLGNMDGAYDSLPRFWDQVGVLYRTGGTAELAADPYLALGAVPPLSAAFRDLSPTRDRLPVLDPAACTGCGACWSRCPDAAIGPAALAPGPLLEAAIAGVGADALRPMISKLAARMSTRCSEQGAVANAGDLLTESFGWLQAKASLAAERLQTMQAGLDKVVERFGCLPAAITEPFFFLPEGAAKGSGELLFLAFNPDTCKGCGICVFSCVPGALSLAEQTPRTLEHAHRLWRAWELLPDTRTTTLERVATRPEVGALAAGLLSRRSAQSMAGGDGAEPGSGERLALRLALAAVETRQRPLVDRFIAEVRATREKVTGLIRRILAAALPADDLDALARGLDRVDTRQAELSAFIRDAENAVDSGIDAPRMRRLVVLAQQLGDLAWRLSEGRQGYGRAHLGLVLCSDAPSGWAGIFPYNPFRDPVTLDLTGDGAQLAAGLLEGQLRQATEGFILMRKASLELESPADAVRQWSSLDGLSWRDLTTEERALCPSLLLVGSAAILAGRGLAQVAWLLGTDLPLKMMLFAELDLGLSTRAAVEAPLVAVADPAINLALLALAQRGACIAQSSIGAPAHLGHSLDAAWAFAGPALLHVHAPSPERHGFAPQLTVEQAHRALEARVFPLFRYDPLGEGVFGSRLSLEGNPEPSAIWAGEALGHAPTPADWALTEGRFASCFMPLPEDASYPMPLAEYLMLEDSARGGRTPFVSLARQDGESTRYAVAAPLVRASERCQQAWRTLQELAGVVTPFTSRIEREVRDGVAAAHEVELRALRDEYEGRIRNLQEEMREKTRKDIRDRLMVLAGYGGGGVEGELSSGALH; encoded by the coding sequence TTGAGCCGAGTCCTGGGCGCCCCGTCCCGGATCGAGGGTCCTTATGCCGGGGAGGCGACGGCCCTGGACGGCAACACTGCCGTCGCCGTCACCGAGACGATCCTCGGCGAGGCCGCCGGCCTGGGCGCATCCTTCCCGGCGGATACCGCGGTACTGGCCTGGCGCGCCGAGCAACGGCGACTCGGCACGAATCTGATGGGAAAGGCCCTTGCCGGCTGTGTGGCCGAGGGCCCCAGAGGGGGGCTGGCGGCCGCCCTCGGCCTGTCGATGGCCGGGACCCGGGCCACGGCCTTCCTGTCGGGACCAGACCTAGGGGGTGCACTGGATCTCCTGGCCAGTGCCGCCGGGCAGCGTCTGCCCCTGGTGGTGCACCTGAGTGGCCGCGCCCAAGGCGGATCGGGCGCCCCGGTAGGCAGTGGCCACGAGGCCTATCACCAGACGGCGGACAGCGGCTGTTTTCTGCTATTCGCGGCCAATGTCCAGGAGGCAGTGGACTTCACCCTGATTGCCCGCCGGGTGGCGGAACAGACCCTGATCCCAGGCCTCGTGGCCATGGACAGCGAGCAGACGGCGCTCGCGATGCAGGACGTACGGCTGCCGCCCCGGGGGTTGGTGGCGGAATACCTCGGCGCCCCGAGTGACCTCATTCCCCCCCCCACCCCCCCCCAAGCCCTGTTGTTCGGCGAGGAACGCCGCCGCGTGCCCCGCCGCCATGACCTGGACCGACCGGTCCTGCAGGGCGCGCTGCAATCCGCCGCCATCTGGGGCCTCGGCAAGGCCGCGGGTCGTGCCTATTTCGATGCACACCTGGCCGCCGCGTTGGACGAATCCCTCAGCCACTTTGCCAAGCAGACGGGGCGTGCCCATCCATGTGTCTCCGCCTATCGGATGGAAGATGCCACGCTGGTGCTAGTGGCCCAGGGGGCAGCGATCGAGACTGCCGAGGCGGCGGCCGACCAGGTCCGCTCGGCCCATAAGATCCGGGTCGGGGTACTGGGGGTACGCTCCCTGCGGCCGTTCCCAGACGCCCAAATCCTGACCCATCTGGGCAGGGGACGCCGGGTCTGCGTACTGGAACGTCTGGATACCCCCTTGGCTGGCGAGCCCCCCTTACTGCGGGAGTTGCGCGCCGCCCTCGGGCGTGCCCTGGAGAAGGGTCGTTTCGCGCCCGCCAGCCACCCCGGTTATCCGGCCTTCCGCGAGGCGGAAGTTCCCCACCTGCTCTCGGTGGTTTATGGCTTAGGTGGTCTGCCGTTGCATGCCGGGGACTTGGTGGATCTCTGTACCCAAGCCAAAAGCATTCGGCGTACCGCCATCTATCTGGGACTGACCTTCGCGCCGCCTGCTAGCGCCTACCCTAAACGCCAGGTATTGCTTGACCAGTTGCGCCGCAGTTATCCGGATATCGCCGATCTGGGGCTGGTGGGCTGCGGTGACCCACCCGACCTGCGGCCCGCGGGTGCCTTCACGCTCGCCATTCACCGGCTGTCGGGAGCGGGCGGCGAGGGGCTGGCCGCGGAGGCCGCCGCCTTCCTGCGTCAGGTCGTCGGCGGACATCTGCGCAGCCGGCCGGCCCTGTTCACCGCGCCCTGGGGCGACTATTGCGTCGACCGTTTCACCATCGCCGCCCGCGAACTGCGGGATCCTGGCGACCGGGTTGCCATCGATCTCTCCTTCGTCGAAGGGGATACGGCAAACCACCTCATGGATCCCTGTGCCGATCTGGCGTCAGGCGGAGCCCTTCTGCTGGAGGAGTCAGCCGCGGGGCCACCCTCGCACTTGACCGAGGCCCTGCGCGGAAGGGGTGCGCTGCTGTATGGCGTGCCCGCCTTCGCCGGCGCTTCCGATGGCGGGGAGTCGGCACAGCGCAACGAATATCTCCTCGGCGCCCTGTGTGGGGCACTGCTGGATCTCGGTCTGATGGAGGTCAAGCCCCGCCGCATCCTGTCCCTGCGCGAGGAGGTACTCAGGGGTGTCCCGGAGGGGCCGCGGGAGACGAGGCTCGGGGCCTTCAGCGCCGGCCTGGAAGGGGTCCGCAAGCTCGACACGGGGACGTCCGTGGCGGGGGATCTCCTCGCCGCCCCGGCGGTGGACGATGTGCCGCTGGTAGTCCGCCGGCTCGGCAACATGGACGGTGCCTACGACAGCCTGCCCCGCTTCTGGGACCAGGTTGGTGTCCTCTACCGCACCGGGGGGACCGCGGAGCTGGCCGCGGATCCCTACCTTGCGCTCGGGGCGGTGCCTCCGCTGTCCGCGGCATTTCGGGACCTGAGCCCGACGCGGGATCGGCTGCCCGTCCTCGATCCGGCGGCTTGCACGGGTTGCGGGGCCTGTTGGAGTCGTTGTCCGGATGCCGCGATCGGGCCCGCGGCCTTAGCCCCTGGCCCGCTGCTCGAGGCCGCCATCGCTGGCGTCGGCGCGGATGCCCTGCGGCCCATGATTTCAAAACTGGCGGCCCGAATGAGCACCCGGTGCAGCGAACAGGGAGCCGTCGCGAACGCCGGTGATCTGCTGACGGAGTCCTTCGGCTGGTTGCAAGCAAAGGCCTCCCTGGCGGCCGAGCGTCTGCAGACCATGCAAGCGGGACTCGACAAGGTAGTCGAGAGGTTTGGCTGTCTGCCAGCTGCGATCACCGAGCCTTTCTTTTTCCTGCCCGAGGGCGCGGCAAAGGGTAGCGGTGAATTGCTGTTCCTCGCGTTCAACCCGGACACCTGCAAGGGTTGTGGAATTTGTGTCTTCTCCTGCGTTCCGGGGGCACTGAGCCTTGCCGAACAGACCCCGCGGACGCTTGAGCATGCCCACCGGCTATGGAGGGCCTGGGAGCTGTTACCCGACACTCGCACCACCACCCTGGAACGGGTGGCTACCAGGCCAGAGGTGGGGGCGCTAGCGGCGGGCCTGCTGTCTCGCCGCAGTGCCCAATCCATGGCGGGCGGCGATGGTGCCGAGCCGGGCTCCGGGGAACGGCTCGCGCTGCGCCTGGCCTTGGCTGCCGTCGAGACCCGGCAGCGGCCCCTGGTAGATCGTTTTATCGCGGAGGTTCGTGCCACCCGGGAGAAGGTCACCGGGCTGATCCGACGGATACTGGCCGCCGCTTTGCCCGCGGATGATCTGGACGCCCTGGCGCGGGGCCTGGACAGGGTCGATACGCGCCAGGCGGAACTCAGCGCCTTCATCAGGGACGCGGAGAACGCGGTCGACAGCGGTATCGACGCCCCACGGATGCGCCGGCTGGTGGTATTGGCGCAGCAACTGGGCGATCTGGCTTGGCGCCTGTCCGAGGGGCGGCAAGGCTACGGGCGCGCCCACCTGGGACTGGTGCTTTGCTCCGATGCGCCGTCGGGCTGGGCCGGGATATTTCCCTACAATCCGTTCCGCGATCCGGTAACCCTCGATCTGACCGGTGACGGTGCTCAACTCGCCGCGGGGCTGCTGGAAGGTCAGTTACGGCAGGCGACCGAGGGCTTCATTCTGATGCGCAAGGCCAGCCTTGAGTTGGAAAGCCCCGCCGACGCAGTGCGTCAATGGTCGAGCCTGGACGGGCTGAGTTGGCGCGATCTGACCACCGAGGAGCGGGCGCTCTGTCCTTCCCTGCTCCTGGTCGGCAGTGCGGCCATCCTCGCGGGCCGAGGGCTGGCCCAGGTAGCTTGGCTACTGGGCACCGATCTTCCGCTCAAGATGATGCTCTTCGCCGAATTGGACCTGGGGCTGTCCACTCGGGCCGCGGTGGAAGCACCCTTGGTCGCCGTCGCGGACCCGGCGATCAACCTGGCCCTGCTGGCGTTGGCCCAGCGCGGCGCCTGTATCGCGCAAAGCTCGATCGGCGCCCCCGCGCATCTCGGGCACAGCCTGGATGCGGCCTGGGCCTTTGCCGGCCCCGCGCTACTCCACGTCCATGCGCCCAGTCCGGAACGCCACGGCTTTGCGCCACAATTGACCGTTGAACAGGCCCACCGCGCCCTGGAGGCGCGGGTTTTCCCGCTTTTCCGCTACGATCCACTCGGCGAGGGCGTATTCGGCTCCCGCCTCAGCCTGGAAGGCAACCCGGAGCCCTCCGCCATCTGGGCTGGCGAGGCACTGGGCCATGCCCCCACCCCAGCTGATTGGGCCTTGACGGAGGGCCGTTTTGCAAGCTGTTTTATGCCGCTCCCCGAGGATGCGTCGTACCCGATGCCACTGGCCGAGTATCTCATGCTTGAAGATTCGGCACGGGGAGGCAGGACGCCCTTCGTGTCGCTCGCGCGGCAGGATGGGGAATCGACCCGCTACGCGGTCGCTGCGCCGCTGGTTCGCGCAAGCGAGAGGTGCCAACAGGCTTGGCGCACCCTTCAGGAACTGGCCGGCGTCGTGACCCCCTTCACCTCGCGCATCGAGCGGGAAGTTCGGGATGGGGTCGCTGCAGCCCACGAGGTGGAGCTACGGGCGCTGCGTGACGAATACGAAGGGCGCATCCGCAATCTCCAGGAGGAGATGCGGGAGAAGACCCGCAAGGATATTCGCGACCGCCTGATGGTGTTGGCGGGATATGGAGGGGGTGGCGTCGAAGGCGAGTTGTCGTCCGGGGCGCTGCATTAG